The following are encoded together in the Bos taurus isolate L1 Dominette 01449 registration number 42190680 breed Hereford chromosome 17, ARS-UCD2.0, whole genome shotgun sequence genome:
- the RPS3A gene encoding small ribosomal subunit protein eS1 codes for MAVGKNKRLTKGGKKGAKKKVVDPFSKKDWYDVKAPAMFNIRNIGKTLVTRTQGTKIASDGLKGRVFEVSLADLQNDEVAFRKFKLITEDVQGKNCLTNFHGMDLTRDKMCSMVKKWQTMIEAHVDVKTTDGYLLRLFCVGFTKKRNNQIRKTSYAQHQQVRQIRKKMMEIMTREVQTNDLKEVVNKLIPDSIGKDIEKACQSIYPLHDVFVRKVKMLKKPKFELGKLMELHGEGSSSGKATGDETGAKVERADGYEPPVQESV; via the exons ATGGCGGTCGGCAAGAATAAGCGCCTTACGAAAGGAGGTAAAAAGGGAGCCAAGAAGAAAGT GGTTGACCCATTTTCTAAAAAAGATTGGTATGATGTGAAAGCACCAGCTATGTTCAACATAAGGAATATTGGGAAAACATTGGTCACGAGAACTCAAGGAACCA AAATCGCGTCTGATGGCCTCAAAGGTCGTGTTTTTGAAGTGAGTCTTGCTGATCTGCAGAATGATGAAGTAGCGTTTAGAAAATTCAAGCTAATTACTGAGGATGTTCAGGGCAAAAACTGCCTGACTAATTTTCATGGTATGGATCTTACCCGTGACAAAATGTGCTCCATGGTCAAAAAGTGGCAG ACCATGATCGAAGCTCACGTTGATGTCAAGACTACCGATGGTTACTTGCTTCGTCTGTTCTGTGTGGGTTTTACTAAAAAGCGCAACAATCAGATTCGGAAGACCTCTTACGCCCAGCACCAGCAGGTGCGCCAGATCCGCAAGAAGATGATGGAAATCATGACCCGAGAGGTGCAGACAAATGACTTGAAAGAGGTGGTCAATAAATT GATTCCAGATAGCATTGGAAAAGACATAGAAAAGGCTTGCCAATCTATTTATCCACTCCATGATGTCTTcgttagaaaagtaaaaatgctgaagaagcccAAATTTGAAT tgGGAAAACTCATGGAGCTACATGGTGAAGGTAGTAGTTCTGGAAAAGCTACTGGGGATGAGACAGGTGCTAAAGTTGAACGAGCTGATGGATACGAGCCACCAGTCCAAGAATCGGTTTAA